Proteins encoded within one genomic window of Ascaphus truei isolate aAscTru1 chromosome 8, aAscTru1.hap1, whole genome shotgun sequence:
- the ACTR1A gene encoding alpha-centractin, giving the protein MESYDVIANQPVVIDNGSGVIKAGFAGDQIPKYCFPNYVGRPKHIRVMAGALEGDLFIGPKAEEHRGLLSIRYPMEHGIVKDWNDMERIWQYVYSKDQLQTFSEEHPVLLTEAPLNPRKNRERAAEVFFETFNVPALFISMQAVLSLYATGRTTGVVLDSGDGVTHAVPIYEGFAMPHSIMRIDIAGRDVSRFLRLYLRKEGYDFHTSAEFEIVKTIKERACYLSINPQKDETLETEKAQYYLPDGSTIEIGPARFRAPELLFRPDLIGEECEGIHEVLVFAIQKSDMDLRRTLFSNIVLSGGSTLFKGFGDRLLSEVKKLAPKDVKIRISAPQERLYSTWIGGSILASLDTFKKMWVSKKEYEEDGARAIHRKTF; this is encoded by the exons ATGGAGTCGTACGATGTGATCGCAAACCAGCCCGTGGTGATAGACAAC GGCTCTGGAGTCATTAAAGCAGGTTTTGCTGGTGATCAGATACCGAAGTACTGCTTTCCTAACTA TGTGGGAAGACCAAAGCATATTCGAGTCATGGCTGGTGCTCTGGAAGGGGATCTATTTATTGGACCAAAGGCAGAG GAGCACAGAGGTCTCCTCTCTATCCGGTATCCCATGGAGCATGGCATAGTGAAGGACTGGAATGACATGGAGCGTATTTGGCAATACGTCTACTCCAAAGACCAGCTGCAGACGTTCTCTGAGGAG CATCCAGTTTTGCTTACAGAAGCTCCCCTGAACCCCCGAAAAAATCGTGAACGTGCTGCAGAAGTTTTCTTTGAGACCTTCAATGTTCCCGCTCTGTTTATCTCCATGCAAGCTGTCCTGAGCCT CTACGCAACAGGAAGGACAACAGGCGTTGTGTTGGACTCTGGGGACGGAGTGACTCATGCGGTTCCCATCTATGAAGGCTTCGCTATGCCTCACTCCATCATGAGGATCGACATTGCAGGCCGAGACGTCTCCCGCTTCCTGCGCCTCTACCTGCGAAAGGAGGGCTACGACTTCCACACCTCGGCCGAATTCGAGATTGTCAAAACCATTAAGGAG CGTGCATGTTATCTGTCCATAAATCCACAAAAAGACGAGACTTTGGAGACTGAAAAGGCTCAGTATTATTTGCCCGATGGCAGCACTATTGAG ATTGGGCCAGCCCGATTCCGAGCTCCTGAACTACTTTTCCGGCCAGATCTAATCGGAGAGGAGTGTGAGGGAATCCATGAAGTGCTAGTGTTTGCCATTCAGAAGTCTGATATGGACCTGAGGCGAACCTTATTTTCCAACATTGTTCTGTCCGGAGGATCCACTCTGTTTAAAG GATTCGGAGACCGACTTCTGAGCGAAGTGAAGAAATTAGCACCGAAAGATGTTAAAATAAGG ATATCTGCACCTCAAGAACGATTATATTCCACATGGATCGG TGGCTCCATTTTGGCTTCGCTGGACACCTTCAAGAAAATGTGGGTTTCAAAGAAGGAATACGAGGAAGACGGAGCCCGGGCCATCCACAGGAAAACCTTCTAA